A segment of the Pan paniscus chromosome 9, NHGRI_mPanPan1-v2.0_pri, whole genome shotgun sequence genome:
GGAACTGGGCTGACAGAGAAGGGAGGACATAGTGAACAGACAAAACATGTCCTCCCTGCCTGAGCCgtccacacccacaccccacccccacggtTCCAGAATTCCTGGACAGTGTGGCTGCCATCTATGAGGACCTGCTGTCAGGCAAGAACCCCAACACAGTGATTGTGCCGACGTCGTCCAGTGGGCAGCACCGCCAACGACCTGCCTTGGGCGAGGCCGGCATGCTGGAGGGCGTGGAGGCGTCGCTGTTCTACCAGTGTCTGGAAAACCTGTGTGATCGGCACAAGTACAGGTGAGGAACGGGCATgcagcccccagccccccagccccaggGGGTCGGACTGCTGGCTGCGGAACAGAGCTCCGCAGGATGTTCTGCGCAGCCCAGGCATTCTAGAGCCCTTGCTGGTCATAATGTAACAGTGCCATTTGCCCCCAAACCAGTTGTTGACTGAAAGGCTCTCAATTAGCTCACTTCAAAAGGACTGCTTTCACTCAGGCAAGACCACTGTAGTTGACCAATTTACTGGGTGACAGACTGGCCTTAACAttttagagagaaggaaagagtacTCCTTGTATAAAACTTTTCTACACAAAGAGAGGGGTAAGCTGTCCTGTGTGGCACAAGTACCCTTAGGGACTGAGCAACAGGTTTGGTTTCCTGTAGCCAtttcccacccccactccccaccccggTGAAAGCACCAGTTAGTGAACATGCCAGCCCCTCCTGACCATAGTGAAGGCCTGATCCCCCAGGGCCTTGGGGCTCCCAAGGCAGGTCCCTGGCTTGGCTGTGGGTATCCTCATGAACCTGAAAGTATGGATGCAGAGGTGGCCCTGAGGCTGGCTAGGCTCTGAATGTGGCATCTCTCCTTCTTAGCTGCCCACCCCCAGCACTTGTCAAAGAGGCCCTCAGCAATGTTCAGAGACTGACCTTCTATGGATTCCTCATGGCTCTCTCAAAGCACCATGGAATCAACCAAGCCCTCGGTAAGTCAGAGCTAAGCAGCCGTCAGCCTCTCCTGCCGCACAACACAGGGAGCAGCTGGCCTCTGTTAGCAACACGGCTCCAGGGGGGAAGGGGCATCACCATctctgccttgacttcccagggcCGGACTCAATCCCAGGGAGCAGGAATATGGCGACAAAACATGGCTCTTACACATTCCCATGGTAGGGGACAGCCCTCCCTGCCTGCAGCCCTGCCCCAACATGAAACCACCTCCCCATAGCAGAAGCGCCCAGCCCCTCCTCAGAGAACCCCAGCTCTGCTTTGGGGAGCGGCCTGCAGGTCGGGCAGACACAGGACTATTTACTCAGTGACGCTAGAGATTATATATCAAAGAGACCTGAATCCCATTTATAAACAGGGCAAAGGTGTGTCTGCGGAGACCTTTTTtccaagctgaaaaaaaaaatctgattaatctgaaagggagaaaaacaaaagtaggGGAAGTCTGCAGTGGCCCAGTTTTTCCTGCCTGCTGTTTTTTTTCACTGAGCCTTCTCCACCCACCCCACTGTTCCTCCTCCCACAGCCACTGCTCTCCTAAGAGAAGAGCCAGTAAGCCTCCATTCTACTACAgtttaaggttttttgtttttttttttattttgggacagagtctcgctctgttgcccaggctggagtgctgtgtacaatctcagctcactgcagcctcgacctcccgggctcaagtgatgctctcacctcagcctccctagtagctgggactacaggcatgcgccatcatcttggaaaatttttgtgttttttgtacagactgggtttcaccatgttgcccaggctggtttcaaactcctgggctcaagggatcccctcACCTTgctctcccaaagtactgggattacagttgtgagccactacgcccagcaagGAGTTCTTTTTTGTGTCTCGAGAGATCCTCCTGCTGTGCTTGGGATCCCAGGTGCCTGAGTCTCAAGGAAAAGACACACAGCATCCCCCTTCCTTTTGCCAGTTGAGGGAATGGGATTAAGGGAAGGAAAGTTAACATTCACTAAATGCCAACCACAGCAGGCTAAGTACTGTGCTggatgctttatattttttatcttacaCAATATACAGTTAGCCAGGGATGCTCTGGGATACACAAGCACAAACCCCAGCAGGCTGAACTGCATGCCACCCACAGCCTGGTTATTCTGAGTCAGTGCTTGGGGCACACACAGGTCTGGGGAGCCCTCAACTAACTGAAGTTGGTAGCCAAGGTTACCCACTGGACTAAGACTAGAAAGGAGGCAAttgacaggccaggcgtggtgcctcacgcctgtaatcccagcactttgggaggctgaggcaggtggatcacctaaggtcaggagttcaagaccagcctgaccaacatggtgaaaccccatcactactgaaaatacaaaaattagctgggtatagtggcccgcacctgtaatcccagctactcgggaggctgaggcatgagaatcggttgagcccagaaggcggaggttgcggtgagccgagatcatgccattgcacgccagcctgtgcgacagagcaagacagtctcaaaaaagaaaaaaaaaacaaaaacaggcgaGAGTCAGGAATCAAGAGTAAGGGGGAGGCGGGTGGGATCTGCCCTGGTGTTCTTTCATACTCCTAGTTATGACCACCCTTTCTTCCCACCAGTAGCAGCCACTAGGAAGGAGAAGCCAATTAGCAACTGGGTCACAGCCTGAAGTAACCTCATCCCCCTTTTCTAAGGGCCTTTAAAAAGgacactggctgggtgtggtggctcacgcctgtaatcctagcactttgggaggccgaggcggcggatcacctgaggtcaggagttcgagaccagcctggccaacatggagaaaccccgtctctactgaaaatacaaaattagccagttgtggtggcacatgcctgtaattcctgctactggggaggctgagacagaagaatcacttgaaccagggaggcggaggttgcagtgagccaagatcgcaccattgcatttcagcctggacaacaagagcgaaactccatcaaataaataaacactaatagccagacatggtggctccaCCTGAATTCCCAGcattgaccagcctgggcaatatagggagaacCCCgtctctttagaaaaaaaaaaaaaaattagctgggtgtggtggcatgtaccattggtctcagctacacaggaggctgaggtgggaagatcgcttgggcatgggaggtcgaggctgcagtgagccatgatcactgcactccagcctgggtgacaaagcaaaactctgtctcaaaaaaaaaaaaaaaaaaaagaagtcactcTGATTCAACCACTTTTACTGCACACTAACATTGGGTGGTTGGATGGAATGGGAGACAGAAAGAAGCATGTGGTCTCAGGCCTCACCTGCATCTCCAGCGTATGAAATAGAAATCTGGAGATACGCTGGTTGACGCGTCACGGAGGTCAGCCCTGTTCCCTTAGTCCCCAGGGCACCCCACAAATGAGAGGGTTCTATGAGATgcactttgaaaaccactaacTTAGGGCAAGAGGGGCCAGGAGGCATCATCTgaaaaagatttggaaaaagGGGAAATCTGCCTGTGCCGGGTTAATTCTGGCCCTGACCCAGCCTTCTCCTCTTGCCCCTGGGATCCTCCTTGGAGAAGCAgaggcagcatttttttttttaaccatctgtCTCCAAAGTGGGGTCATCCTGATTTAGGGACACAAAATTAGGTAATGTCTGACCTTTGGGCTTAGCCTGGACCATATCCTTTTCAGCCCAGTACCTGAGGCCTCAAGGAAGAACTCAACTCCCAGCACCAGGTCACAACCACCACCTGGTGTTGGAAGGGGATCACCACACTCCTTGGCTGTGGTGTCTGCCCCAGGCAGGGAAAGTAGGCAGTGGGATTCAATAAATGTATCAAGCAACAGCGAGCACCTTCCTGCTCCGTGACTGTTCTTGGCCCCTGTAGCAGTCCTCAGATCTTTAGATCGGCCCTCGCAGGGTCAGAACAGGCAGCCGTGAAGGTGAGGGGCATGGAGGAATCTGTTGCCTGGCTGAAGGGCCCTCAGATTAACTACTGTGCCCCCAATGATCTCCTAGGAGCTTTGCCTGATAAGGGGGATCTGATGCACGACCCAGCAATGGATGAAGAGCTGGAACGGCTGTAAGTGTCAAGTGGGAGGATGCTGCCCCCTTGTGGGGGCCAGACGGGTCGGACACGGCTGCGCCCCATCTGGGGCCAACACCACTTGTCTGTAACATCCCGCATCTGCCAGGGAAGGGTCTGGGGGCCAGTGGAGGCCTGAGGTGTCCCTCCCTCTGAGTCCTTTGGGGGCTGCAGCCCAGGGGTTTACCCTAGTGTTAAGAGTGGGCATGGAGGCCCTGCTCTCTGGACAGGAGGCCTCTCGCTGCCCTCCAGGCTTCTTCCCTTCCTCAGGCTGGCCCAGGTCCCAGGCCTGGTCAACTCGGTCACAGCCAGTCCAGAGGCCAGTTGCCTGCCTTCCCGGACCCCTCCCCGGGTTGGCTCTCCCTGGAGACCTCTCCATCATTCCCGAAAAGTGGATGGAGAGAGTGATGCCTCCACTGAAGAGACAGACGAGTCGGAGACTTGAGGAGTCCAAAGGGTCCTGCCCGCAGCGCCCTGTACCTGCTCCCACCCAGCCCTTGGTGTGCCCACCCagcctcctctccagcaccttgCTGTGCTGCCCTCTGCTGCTGACAAGGTGAATAACAGCCCCAAGACCAGCCAGAGGGGCTCTGATGATCAGCCCCGCCAGTGGCCCCGGAAGGTGAATGGCCTGCTCCCCCTGGCCCTATCAATCAGCCTGTGAACTTCACTTAGGCCCCAAGCTGACAGACTGTGCTGAGGCCACCTTATCAAGCCGTAGCCTGTTAGTCCTCCTAACAAGAGCAGTCTCTTCTGAGCCAGCCTCTGCGGGTCCCCCAATAAGGTTCATCTCCTCACAGCAACTCCATTAAGGGGGAGAACCCGAATAGCCACGCAGGGCCTTGCACCATCAAGGGTGACACCTGCGACGCAAGTACCAGGAGGACATAACCGCTGTGGCCTGTTGGAGAACAGCCAGTAGCCTTGGTAATATGAAGGGTGGGCCAGAAGATGATTTCACTTGCAAAAACTGCTTCAAGTCTTGACCCCTTTGTGTCTAATAGCTAAACAAACATGTGAAACGAATAAAGTCCCTCGTGTCTGGTAACTGGTAAGTCTAAAGCTCCTAGgctgaggggagaagggagagggggagTTTGGGTTTTCGGTGCTTTTCTGGCAGGACTAGGAGGTAGAGGCCAGTGGCCCACTCAGACCTGGGGACCTGCCTCAGACAACGAGCAGAGGGGCCTAGCTTCGCACAAGAGCAACCTTCCAGAGGAAAAGTGCTCACAGCTGGAACGGCCTTCAGGAAACAGGTTCAGAGGGTTCAAGGCCAGGTTCCCATAACTTTAAAGACCGTGGCCATAAAGGGTTAATACTGCACAGCCTTCCAGCCAGGGTTTCAGTCAACATTTGCCAAGCATCTGCTTGGGGTTAGAACAGTGGGATGCAGCTGTGAAAGACAGACACAGCCTGGGGCAGACACATCCCAGCCAAGACTGGAGGCAGGTAAGGACAAGTGTCTTCAACTTCTTTGGATTGAGGGCTGCAGGGGCGGGGTCCCCAGGAAAGCAAAACCCACCCAGAAGCCCAAGCAGAACAGGACTGCCTCCTCTGAAGGTGGATGTCACCACTACTAGGCATACACATTTCCTTGGGCTCATCCCTACCCAGAACGGATCATTACAGGAACTGCCTCCCAGAACGGATCATTACAGGAACTGCCTCCCAAACCCCTGCAGAGCTGAGGCCAAGACTAGGCATTCCAGCCCCGAAGCTGCTccaggatgcagtggctcattgcctgtaatcccagaactttgggaggccaaggtgggccaactgcttgagcccaggagttcaggaccaccctgggaaacatagtaggaccctatctctacaaaataaccttagccaggcatggtagcttgcacctgtagtcccagctacttgggagaccgaggtggatcacttgaacccaggaggttgaggctgcagtgagccatgatcgtgccactgcactcccgtctgagtgactgacagaatgagaccatcttaaaaaaaaaaaaaaaaaaaaaaaaaagctcaggctGCGTGATGAGCTCTGTAGGCCCACAATGATGCACAGCCCATAAGAGACATGGTTCTCAAATCCTGGTGTCCTCAGAATCACAGGAAAGTCTACTGACGATGCAAATTACCAAGCTCCAGAGAGTCTAACTCTATCAACTTGGGATGGAGTCCAGAAATTCCAGATGATCCCAAAGCTGAATGAGTCCCAAACCTACACTCTGCAAATCCCTGGCTTACAGCCCCCTGGCTCCCTCTGCCCATCCTTTCTAATCATCCACTTCCCAGACCAGTGGTCTGTAACTACCGTGAGGACTCCTAAGGTGGCACAGAGATGTTTCAGAAGCCCCCAATAGAAAGGGGTGGCCAAGCTAAGGatttacacacaaacacacacctttTCTTCCCTAAATTTAAAGGGTCCCATTAACGTCtaagagtatgtgtgtgtatgtatatatatgtaattttttcttttttgagacagggtctcactttgtcacccaagctggggtgcagtggcgcgatctagtctcactgcaacctctgcctcccgggttcaagtgacttctgcttcagcctcctgagtagctaggattacaggcatgcaccacaccccccccccaccccgctaattttgtatttttagtagaaatggggtctcaccatgttggccaggctggtttcaaactcctagcctcaagtgatccacccgcctcagcctcccaaagtgctgggatgacagccatgagccactgtacccggcgttaaatatttcttaaactccACTGAAACCCATCCCCAGTCAAGCCTACTGCTGTGACAAGGGGCAGGACTGCTGAGGTTGCTCGCTCGCCCTCAGCCAGCGAGTTAAAGGGCCAACTAATGCCAGCCCTTTCCTCTGCGTGCCACAGGGTGGTGAGGTCGAAGCTGCACCGGACCTCACGGCAGCACAGAGCCAAGGAGCCAGGGGCCTTTGGCtttcagagaagagagaagcaggaggccctggagagagTGTCCTCAGCTTCGGTACCGATGCCCTACCATTACCGGTGGGAGCCCAGAGAGTGAGGCCAGGGGCCGGCACTGGGCAGGGAGGCAGGATCCAGAGGACACTGCTTCACTCAGACCAACAGGGAGCCAGGCCCTGCAGGGGCTTTATTTTGACACCACTTTGTTTCAATACAAACAGTCCAGAAAGAAAGTCAAGTCcctctgggggaggggcaaggggAAGAGTGGTCTGTGTTGCTTGGGAGCCCAACCTACAACCCAAAGGTGGGGGCTGGGCTGAGACTGCCGGTGCGGCAGGGGAAGATGGCACCAAGAATGACACAGTGCTTGGCTCAGCTGCCAGAGGGTGAGGCCCACAGCTCTCACTGGCGGGTGCTGTCCAGGCCCCCAAGCCCAGAATGATGCAGAGGAAGGAGCTCAGCCCCAggagcctgcctctgcctctcacatcctctgcttccctggccaGCATCAAGCTCACAGCATCCAGAGTCGAATCACAGCAGACAAGACCCTCCATGGCCACCAACCCGGGGAAGAAGGGATAAAGAATGTCACAGAGGGTCCTGCATTCCACAGCAGATGGTACAGAGGGACCCTGAGACACCCTGAAACAATCTTCCAAGTGCTTACTGTAGAAAGGGGTGGTGAGACGGGAGAACCCGAGGGTCTCCGGTCTGATCCCAAATGAAACCTTTAGGTACCAGGTAAAGTTTCCAGCCCTTGGTAACGCCCAGACAAAGGTCCTTCCCCTCTCCTGGCACCCAGAAGAGGCcactggcagcagcagcagcagcaagtccgcagcctctttccccagggGACAGGTCTACAGTGAACTCCTTCCAGGCCTCCCCCTGGTTCCAGAGGATGGGGACCCAAGGCCTCGAACTAGAAGAACCCTAGAGCCAGCAAAAAAAGCCTTCTACCTTCCGCTTTCCCTACCTGGGGAAAGTGGACCCAGAATAAGCCATCGTGGGGGAACCCCCTTTCCCAGTATGGCAGGACAAGTGAGCAGCAGCTGTGGGGGCAGGACAGAAGGACAAGAGTCTAACACACGGAGGGTGGTGTGAGAGGGAATAAAGAGCTCAGTCCACAGGCAGAGGACAAGGGCTGGTACTGACCATTCCCCTCACAGGAGTGAGCGCCTCAAAggccaccccacacacacaccacacatacaaaGTAACAAATCCTCCCCAGCTTCCACAAGGCAAAGCATCCCCAGCCTGGGAACTGTGGAGTTCTTATTGCCGTCACCATCGTAAGCCTGAGTCACAGAGCTCGGATCAGTAGGAACCGTAGCGATCCTGGGGGcgagggaggagaaaaaaaaagaaaaagtcagaggcTCTAAGCTGCAGCAGCTTCCCAGCAAACACACTGCCTGCCCCAGCACCCCACAGCAAGACtggggaggcaggggctggaCAGCCCGGTGAGGCAGGAGTCCACGGTGAGAGCTGGGGCAGCGGCCACTCGGGCACCCGATAACGGGGAAGCCCTGCCTGGCCTCACAGAAgctgggaagagaagagaaagagcgGTACAGGTGACAAGGCCAGGGAAGATCATGGCAGACACAGAGGCATCT
Coding sequences within it:
- the CSTPP1 gene encoding centriolar satellite-associated tubulin polyglutamylase complex regulator 1 isoform X1, whose amino-acid sequence is MLSPERLALPDYEYLAQRHVLTYMEDAVCQLLENREDISQYGIARFFTEYFNSVCQGTHILFREFSFVQATPHNRVSFLRAFWRCFRTVGKNGDLLTMKEYHCLLQLLCPDFPLELTQKAARIVLMDDAMDCLMSFSDFLFAFQIQFYYSEFLDSVAAIYEDLLSGKNPNTVIVPTSSSGQHRQRPALGEAGMLEGVEASLFYQCLENLCDRHKYSCPPPALVKEALSNVQRLTFYGFLMALSKHHGINQALGALPDKGDLMHDPAMDEELERLLAQVPGLVNSVTASPEASCLPSRTPPRVGSPWRPLHHSRKVDGESDASTEETDESET
- the CSTPP1 gene encoding centriolar satellite-associated tubulin polyglutamylase complex regulator 1 isoform X2 — translated: MATERDGNLGSGSRRAGALKPPRSKDAESGAPSPTGLRVSGFNSVCQGTHILFREFSFVQATPHNRVSFLRAFWRCFRTVGKNGDLLTMKEYHCLLQLLCPDFPLELTQKAARIVLMDDAMDCLMSFSDFLFAFQIQFYYSEFLDSVAAIYEDLLSGKNPNTVIVPTSSSGQHRQRPALGEAGMLEGVEASLFYQCLENLCDRHKYSCPPPALVKEALSNVQRLTFYGFLMALSKHHGINQALGALPDKGDLMHDPAMDEELERLLAQVPGLVNSVTASPEASCLPSRTPPRVGSPWRPLHHSRKVDGESDASTEETDESET